The following are from one region of the Desulfovibrio sp. Fe33 genome:
- a CDS encoding efflux RND transporter periplasmic adaptor subunit: MNRFLIPAALVCLALLAACDRSPEPVPEPVRPVKTTRAVRVDSSKLWSFAGTAEDALATKLSFRVGGKIVFFPGNQIGRRFAKDEIIARLDPSDYELELRRAEADMEQVRANFVRAKADMQRNSRLFESRVISRGELDQIEADFKSYEARLSASAKQLDIARKQVSYATLRAPFDGWIGEAEADLHQNVSAGQSIATYNAGRQMKMYISVPDTLISRVKEGDEVSVAFDALPGKVMKGAVHEIGVESGSGSTYPVKVYLENVGGQVRSGMSGHVNFINLGRANAAFYLPPVAVVGEPDGAHAVWVVTPETSSVTRRDVTVGQLTPAGLEILEGLNEGDVVVIRGVHSLEEGRKVRLLDSGAEG; the protein is encoded by the coding sequence ATGAACCGTTTTCTCATCCCCGCCGCCCTTGTCTGCCTGGCGCTCCTCGCCGCCTGCGACCGTTCTCCCGAACCGGTGCCCGAGCCGGTGCGCCCGGTCAAGACCACCAGGGCCGTGCGGGTCGACAGCAGCAAACTCTGGTCCTTCGCAGGAACGGCCGAGGACGCCCTGGCCACCAAACTGTCCTTCCGGGTGGGCGGCAAAATCGTCTTTTTCCCCGGAAACCAGATCGGCCGCAGGTTCGCCAAAGACGAGATCATCGCCCGCCTCGACCCGTCCGATTACGAGCTTGAGCTTCGCCGGGCCGAAGCCGACATGGAACAGGTCCGGGCCAACTTCGTACGCGCCAAGGCCGACATGCAGCGCAACTCCCGCCTCTTCGAGAGCCGGGTCATCTCGCGCGGGGAGCTGGACCAGATCGAGGCGGATTTCAAATCCTACGAGGCCCGGCTCAGCGCTTCGGCCAAACAACTGGACATCGCCCGCAAGCAAGTGAGCTACGCAACCCTGCGCGCACCTTTCGACGGCTGGATCGGCGAAGCGGAGGCGGACCTCCACCAGAACGTGTCCGCTGGCCAGTCCATCGCCACCTACAACGCGGGCCGCCAGATGAAGATGTACATCAGCGTGCCCGACACGCTCATCTCCCGGGTGAAGGAAGGGGACGAGGTGTCCGTGGCCTTCGACGCCCTGCCCGGAAAGGTCATGAAGGGCGCGGTCCATGAGATCGGCGTGGAATCCGGCTCCGGCTCGACCTATCCGGTCAAGGTCTATCTCGAAAACGTCGGGGGACAGGTGCGCAGCGGCATGTCCGGCCACGTAAACTTCATCAACCTCGGCCGGGCGAACGCGGCGTTCTACCTGCCGCCCGTGGCCGTGGTCGGCGAACCGGACGGCGCTCACGCCGTGTGGGTGGTGACCCCCGAAACCTCCTCCGTGACCCGGCGCGACGTCACCGTGGGCCAACTCACCCCGGCCGGTCTTGAAATCCTCGAAGGGCTGAATGAAGGCGATGTGGTGGTCATCCGCGGCGTGCACAGCCTGGAGGAAGGACGCAAGGTCCGCCTCCTCGACAGCGGGGCGGAGGGCTGA
- a CDS encoding TetR/AcrR family transcriptional regulator, translating into MSRKGGKSLKQAQGEETRATLIYTGARLFAQNGYNGVSMRTLAAEAGVNLATVSYHFGGKAGLYEAVIREIFKVRDQIYPPTPAVEARLSEAGDTPEEKAAVADWFMDTLINGLLIRTEYAWGTVIISRELVHPSELHPKMEELFFRPNLESLRTLVRGTAAHCRNEADEVITAHAIISIVVKLLESHGLICKIIGWDSFENHLKDISPIIKTRIRGLLGLPMENAQ; encoded by the coding sequence ATGAGCAGAAAGGGAGGCAAATCCCTCAAGCAGGCCCAAGGCGAGGAAACACGCGCGACGCTGATCTACACCGGCGCGCGGCTTTTCGCCCAGAACGGGTACAACGGCGTATCCATGCGCACCCTTGCCGCCGAGGCCGGTGTCAACCTGGCCACGGTCAGCTACCATTTCGGCGGCAAGGCCGGACTGTACGAAGCCGTCATCCGGGAGATATTCAAGGTGCGGGATCAAATATATCCGCCCACCCCGGCGGTCGAAGCCAGGCTGTCCGAGGCAGGGGACACCCCGGAGGAGAAAGCCGCCGTGGCGGACTGGTTCATGGACACCCTCATCAACGGGCTGCTGATCCGGACGGAGTACGCCTGGGGAACGGTCATCATCTCGCGGGAGCTGGTCCACCCCTCCGAGCTTCATCCCAAGATGGAGGAGCTGTTCTTCCGCCCCAACCTGGAATCCCTGCGCACCCTGGTCCGCGGCACCGCCGCCCACTGCCGAAACGAGGCGGACGAGGTCATCACGGCCCACGCCATCATCAGCATCGTCGTCAAGCTCCTGGAAAGCCACGGACTCATCTGCAAAATCATAGGATGGGACTCCTTCGAGAACCATCTCAAAGACATATCGCCGATCATCAAGACCCGCATCAGGGGGCTGCTCGGCCTCCCCATGGAGAACGCACAATGA
- a CDS encoding extracellular solute-binding protein → MKKTLLAIVLTLILAVPALAGSGELYLYIWSEYIPDEVVEAFTKETGIKVHLSTYDSNEALYAKIKLAGDGYDLVVPSSDYVGLMRRQDMLLPLDKSKLPNFKNLSAKFTDQPFDPDNTYSVPYMWGSTGIAVNTGALAEDAVTSFKDLWKPEMKGHLLLPNDPRDVFAIALKSLGYSLNETDPAHLQEAFERLKALMPYVRVFDSDSPKQALLSNEVTVGVVWNGEAFITNQENPEIKFVYPVEGFSLWMDSLCIPKGAKNLDEAYAFLNYLLRPDVAATISTEMGYSTPNAAARAFIPEDVRDNDIVYPADDIAARGEFQDDIGEAMNIYEDYWVKLKGDNE, encoded by the coding sequence ATGAAAAAAACACTGCTTGCAATCGTCCTGACTCTCATCCTCGCGGTTCCGGCACTTGCCGGCAGTGGGGAGCTGTACCTCTACATCTGGTCCGAATACATCCCGGACGAGGTCGTCGAGGCATTCACCAAGGAAACCGGCATCAAGGTCCACCTGTCCACCTACGACAGCAACGAAGCCCTGTACGCCAAGATCAAGCTGGCGGGCGACGGCTACGACCTCGTCGTGCCCTCTTCCGATTACGTGGGCCTCATGCGCCGCCAGGACATGCTCCTGCCCCTCGACAAGTCCAAGCTGCCGAACTTCAAGAATCTTTCCGCCAAGTTCACGGACCAGCCCTTTGACCCGGACAACACCTACTCCGTGCCGTACATGTGGGGCTCCACCGGCATCGCCGTGAACACCGGCGCCCTGGCTGAGGACGCCGTCACGTCCTTCAAGGACCTCTGGAAACCCGAAATGAAGGGCCACTTGCTCCTGCCCAACGACCCCCGCGACGTCTTCGCCATCGCCCTGAAAAGCCTGGGCTACTCCTTGAACGAAACCGACCCGGCGCACCTCCAGGAGGCCTTCGAACGCCTCAAGGCCCTCATGCCGTACGTCCGCGTCTTCGACTCCGATTCGCCCAAGCAGGCGCTCCTTTCCAACGAAGTCACCGTGGGCGTCGTCTGGAACGGTGAAGCCTTCATCACCAACCAGGAAAACCCGGAAATCAAGTTCGTCTACCCCGTGGAGGGCTTCTCCCTGTGGATGGACTCCCTGTGCATCCCCAAGGGCGCCAAGAACCTGGATGAGGCTTACGCCTTCCTGAACTACCTCCTCCGCCCGGACGTGGCCGCCACCATCTCCACCGAGATGGGCTACTCCACACCCAACGCGGCGGCCCGGGCGTTCATCCCCGAGGACGTGCGCGACAACGACATCGTCTACCCCGCGGACGACATCGCCGCTCGCGGCGAGTTCCAGGACGACATCGGCGAAGCCATGAACATCTATGAAGACTACTGGGTCAAGCTCAAGGGCGACAACGAATAG
- the potC gene encoding spermidine/putrescine ABC transporter permease PotC has product MNRFVKTIYAALVYAFLYLPLVVIAVYSFNASKYSLAWKGFTLQWYGRLLNNSTLLDAAFRSMTIAVVSATVSCIIGTLVAFMLHQYRFKGRRAVFAGIFVMMMSPDIVIGISLLVLFLGVGLSLGFWTLLMGHVTLCVPFVAATVYSRFKGFDPTVVEAARDLGAVEYQVFRRIVLPMAAPGLIAGWLLSFTLSLDDVIVSFFTTGPTYEVLPLRIYSMVRLGIKPDVNALSVVMITITVAAVLLSRQLLKEKS; this is encoded by the coding sequence GTGAACCGCTTCGTCAAGACAATTTACGCGGCCCTGGTCTACGCCTTCCTCTACCTGCCCCTGGTGGTCATCGCGGTCTATTCCTTCAACGCCTCGAAGTATTCCCTGGCCTGGAAGGGTTTCACCCTCCAATGGTACGGAAGGCTCCTGAACAACTCCACCCTGCTGGACGCCGCCTTCCGCTCCATGACCATCGCCGTGGTTTCGGCCACGGTCTCGTGCATCATCGGCACCCTGGTGGCCTTCATGCTCCATCAGTACCGGTTCAAGGGGCGGCGCGCGGTATTCGCCGGGATCTTCGTCATGATGATGTCCCCCGACATCGTCATCGGCATATCGCTCCTGGTCCTCTTTCTCGGCGTGGGGCTGTCCCTCGGCTTCTGGACGCTGCTCATGGGCCACGTGACCCTGTGCGTGCCCTTTGTCGCGGCCACGGTCTACTCGCGGTTCAAGGGATTCGACCCCACCGTGGTCGAAGCGGCCCGGGACCTGGGAGCCGTCGAATACCAGGTCTTCCGGCGCATCGTCCTCCCCATGGCCGCGCCCGGCCTCATCGCCGGATGGCTCCTGAGCTTCACCCTGTCGCTGGACGACGTCATCGTCAGCTTCTTCACGACGGGGCCGACATACGAAGTTCTGCCTCTTCGGATTTATTCAATGGTCCGTCTCGGCATAAAGCCCGACGTCAACGCGCTCAGCGTGGTGATGATCACCATAACCGTGGCCGCCGTCCTCCTGTCCCGGCAGCTGCTCAAGGAGAAATCATGA
- the potB gene encoding spermidine/putrescine ABC transporter permease PotB: MKDSLFKRLVVTGVLGWMFLFGAVPTLMLLGVSFLKRHPDNLIEPVFSLSSYHELLRPALGSMLADSMIMAATATLLCLVIGYPFAYIVARAGKRYTKTLLLLVMIPFWTNTLIRTYALVAVLKADGVVNKFLLFLGVIDAPIKIMYTQTAVFIGLIYTLLPFMILPLYAAIEKLDLKLLEASRDLGASRFATFRKITVPLTMPGIVSGCMLVFLPALGMFYIPDILGGARTMLLGNYIRDQFLAARNIPLGAAASIAMTVIMGLMLALYYKSARRAGRKVHL; the protein is encoded by the coding sequence ATGAAGGATAGCCTGTTCAAGCGACTGGTCGTCACCGGGGTGCTCGGCTGGATGTTCCTGTTCGGAGCCGTGCCCACGCTCATGCTCCTGGGGGTCAGCTTCCTCAAGCGCCACCCGGACAACCTCATCGAGCCGGTCTTCTCCCTGTCGAGCTATCACGAGCTGCTCCGGCCCGCCCTGGGTTCCATGCTGGCCGACTCCATGATTATGGCGGCCACGGCCACCCTGTTGTGCCTGGTGATAGGCTATCCCTTCGCCTACATCGTGGCCCGCGCCGGCAAGCGGTATACCAAGACGCTGCTTTTGCTGGTCATGATCCCGTTCTGGACCAACACGCTGATCCGCACCTACGCCCTGGTGGCCGTGCTCAAGGCCGACGGCGTGGTCAACAAGTTCCTGCTCTTCCTCGGCGTCATCGATGCGCCGATCAAGATCATGTACACCCAGACGGCGGTCTTCATCGGGCTCATCTACACCCTGCTGCCCTTCATGATCCTGCCGCTCTACGCGGCCATCGAAAAGCTGGACCTCAAGCTCCTCGAAGCCTCGCGCGATCTCGGGGCGAGCCGCTTCGCCACCTTCCGCAAGATCACGGTGCCCCTGACCATGCCCGGCATCGTCTCGGGCTGTATGCTCGTGTTCCTGCCCGCGCTCGGCATGTTTTACATCCCGGACATCCTGGGAGGAGCCAGGACCATGCTCCTGGGCAACTATATCCGCGACCAGTTCCTGGCGGCCCGCAACATCCCCCTGGGCGCGGCGGCCTCCATCGCCATGACGGTCATCATGGGCCTCATGCTCGCCCTCTACTACAAGAGCGCCCGCCGGGCCGGAAGGAAGGTGCACCTGTGA
- the potA gene encoding spermidine/putrescine ABC transporter ATP-binding protein PotA has protein sequence MSQPVANLDSVTKSFDGETAVENISLSIMDGEFITLLGPSGCGKTTLLRILGGFEECDHGLVELDGRSVKGVPPESRAINTVFQSYALFPHMNVFDNVAFGLRIAGNAEADIRRTVDEALQLVFLSAMGKRMPSELSGGQQQRVAIARAIVNKPRLLLLDEPLSALDYRLRKQMQKELKDLQRTLGITFVLVTHDQEEAFTMSDRVVVMNDGHIEQVGTPREIYEEPANLYVARFVGEINVLEGTITGRRGESYTAEVEGASVLVKARREFADGDRVHVLLRPEDFRVEVMKDVEESPDLADKFAKALLNGTVDGTCYRGATYDVDITLDDGKRIQVTEFFDEDSESLYFHAGDRVAVGWFEGWEVVLPHEG, from the coding sequence ATGTCACAACCTGTCGCCAATCTGGACAGCGTCACCAAGTCTTTTGACGGGGAGACCGCCGTCGAAAATATCTCGCTGTCCATAATGGACGGAGAGTTCATCACCCTGCTCGGCCCATCCGGATGCGGCAAGACCACCCTCTTGCGCATTCTCGGCGGTTTCGAGGAGTGCGACCACGGCCTGGTGGAGCTGGACGGCCGCTCGGTCAAGGGCGTGCCGCCCGAATCGAGGGCCATAAACACCGTATTCCAGAGCTATGCCCTGTTCCCGCACATGAACGTCTTCGACAACGTCGCTTTCGGCCTGCGCATCGCCGGAAACGCCGAGGCCGACATTCGGCGCACCGTGGACGAAGCTCTCCAACTGGTTTTCCTGTCCGCCATGGGCAAACGGATGCCCTCGGAGCTTTCCGGCGGGCAGCAACAACGCGTGGCCATCGCCCGGGCCATCGTCAACAAGCCCCGGCTCCTGCTCCTGGACGAGCCCCTGTCCGCCCTGGACTACCGGCTGCGCAAGCAGATGCAGAAAGAGCTCAAGGACCTCCAGCGGACCCTGGGAATCACCTTCGTCCTCGTCACCCACGACCAGGAAGAAGCGTTCACCATGTCCGACCGCGTGGTGGTCATGAACGACGGGCACATCGAGCAGGTGGGCACCCCGCGCGAAATCTACGAGGAACCGGCCAACCTCTACGTGGCGCGGTTCGTTGGCGAGATCAACGTCCTGGAAGGGACCATCACCGGCCGCAGGGGCGAGAGCTACACCGCCGAGGTGGAAGGCGCGTCCGTGCTGGTCAAGGCCCGCCGCGAATTCGCGGACGGGGACCGCGTACACGTGCTCCTGCGCCCCGAGGACTTCCGCGTGGAAGTCATGAAGGACGTGGAGGAATCCCCGGACCTGGCCGACAAGTTCGCCAAGGCCCTGCTCAACGGCACCGTGGACGGCACCTGCTACAGGGGCGCCACCTACGACGTGGACATCACCCTGGATGACGGCAAACGCATCCAGGTCACGGAGTTCTTCGACGAAGACAGCGAAAGCCTGTACTTCCACGCAGGCGACCGGGTGGCCGTAGGCTGGTTCGAGGGATGGGAGGTGGTCCTGCCCCATGAAGGATAG
- a CDS encoding acyltransferase family protein encodes MGFIRLLLAFAVFNSHFPTLEHSPLVNGHEAVLTFFAISGFYMALVLDKSYGDARSFYLSRFLTLYPMYVLALTISLGLLAGLDIHSLTNRESLRAILADPAAFAVMAWTSAVTFGQELLFSLARLPEGGLRFVTDSRQALWSDAPLIQGWSLSLELTFYALAPFLVRLRTRTLLSLLGASLALKLAVMNSHLSGIVFFKRFFLLEFWLFAGGILAYRVHRKLPAAPRWFDYGLFSVLIGLVLTSDGVAKPLLPFFLPVATLLMLPLVFRGFKRLQFDRFTGKVSYPFYLLHYIVIALFETYADEPEGWLILAAALTASVAVHFLFNSGIESLKTKLRRRHTLPVPAAGAVMQPAVQIR; translated from the coding sequence ATGGGCTTCATCCGCCTGCTGCTCGCCTTTGCGGTCTTCAACTCGCACTTCCCCACACTGGAGCACTCTCCTCTGGTCAACGGCCATGAAGCCGTGCTGACCTTCTTCGCCATTTCCGGCTTCTACATGGCCCTTGTCCTGGACAAATCCTACGGCGACGCGCGTTCATTCTACCTGAGCCGCTTCCTGACGCTCTATCCCATGTACGTCCTGGCGCTGACGATCAGCCTGGGACTGCTCGCGGGCCTGGACATACACTCCCTGACCAACCGGGAAAGCCTGCGGGCCATCCTGGCCGATCCGGCCGCCTTCGCGGTCATGGCCTGGACCTCGGCCGTGACCTTCGGACAAGAGCTGCTGTTCAGCCTTGCCCGGCTTCCCGAAGGGGGGCTGCGCTTCGTGACCGACAGCCGCCAGGCCCTGTGGTCCGACGCACCGCTCATCCAGGGGTGGTCCCTTTCGCTGGAGCTCACCTTCTACGCCCTGGCCCCGTTCCTGGTCAGGCTGCGCACCAGGACCCTCCTGTCGCTTTTGGGGGCCAGCCTGGCGCTCAAGCTCGCGGTCATGAATTCCCACCTGTCCGGGATAGTCTTTTTCAAGCGCTTTTTTCTGCTGGAATTCTGGCTTTTTGCCGGTGGAATCCTGGCCTACCGCGTCCACAGGAAACTGCCCGCCGCCCCCCGCTGGTTCGACTACGGTCTCTTTTCCGTCCTGATCGGACTGGTCCTGACGAGCGACGGCGTCGCCAAGCCTCTGCTCCCGTTTTTCCTGCCCGTGGCGACCCTGCTGATGCTTCCGCTTGTCTTTCGAGGCTTTAAACGGTTACAATTCGACAGATTCACGGGCAAGGTAAGCTACCCGTTCTACCTGCTGCACTACATCGTCATCGCCCTGTTCGAGACCTACGCGGACGAGCCCGAGGGGTGGCTCATCCTGGCCGCCGCGTTGACGGCCTCCGTCGCGGTCCACTTCCTATTCAACTCGGGCATAGAGTCCCTGAAAACCAAATTGCGCCGCCGCCATACGCTGCCCGTCCCGGCCGCCGGAGCTGTCATGCAGCCCGCGGTACAGATCAGATAG
- a CDS encoding SET domain-containing protein, whose product MMHPKTEVRFVDPATGYGVFATADIPRGTIVYVRDRLEAAFVARSMNRPRLAETPGKTAYADETGVHIVSRDNARYVNHRCDCNIMATAYGFEIAVRDIWQGQEICEEYGLFDLGRDIPLACGCTRCRKQLRPDDLNRFHKAWDEQIRDALSRTADVSQPLMAHMDAETRQRLRAYLCGEEPYQSVAALCRHTPAVLSAVPPDHPKPAPFGFNG is encoded by the coding sequence ATGATGCATCCCAAGACCGAAGTGCGCTTCGTCGACCCCGCCACGGGGTACGGCGTATTCGCCACCGCAGACATTCCGCGCGGAACAATAGTCTACGTGCGCGACCGGCTGGAAGCGGCCTTTGTGGCCCGCTCCATGAACCGGCCCCGCCTGGCCGAAACGCCCGGAAAGACCGCCTACGCCGACGAAACCGGCGTGCATATCGTGAGCAGGGACAACGCGCGTTACGTCAACCACCGCTGCGACTGCAACATCATGGCCACGGCCTACGGCTTCGAAATCGCCGTGCGGGACATCTGGCAGGGCCAGGAAATCTGCGAGGAATACGGCCTGTTCGACCTGGGACGGGATATTCCCCTGGCTTGCGGCTGCACCCGCTGCCGCAAGCAGTTGCGCCCCGACGACCTGAACCGCTTCCACAAGGCCTGGGATGAGCAGATCCGGGACGCGCTGAGCCGCACGGCCGACGTGTCCCAGCCGCTCATGGCCCACATGGACGCCGAGACCCGGCAACGGCTGCGCGCCTATCTCTGCGGCGAGGAGCCGTACCAGTCGGTCGCGGCCCTGTGTCGCCACACCCCGGCCGTATTGTCCGCAGTCCCGCCGGATCACCCCAAGCCCGCCCCCTTCGGGTTCAATGGCTGA